In Oryza sativa Japonica Group chromosome 3, ASM3414082v1, one DNA window encodes the following:
- the LOC9271227 gene encoding glycosyltransferase BC10-like, which produces MQSRVASMDDVKDARPAALPPLQPQGRVFPTGMLKVFLGFLLLGVCLSAAGMYMARHTLAAAAPALFRPCLGAWGAAGAPPPPPPPPEGLERWTRGPDRVEHAMADGELLWRASFVPRVPGYPYRRVPKVAFMFLTRGPLPLAPLWERFFRGHDGLYSVYVHALPSYRANFTTDSVFYRRQIPSKVAEWGEMTMCDAERRLLANALLDISNEWFVLVSESCIPIFNFNTTYRYLQNSSQSFVMAFDDPGPYGRGRYNWNMTPEVELTQWRKGSQWFEVNRELAIEIVRDTLYYPKFKEFCRPHCYVDEHYFPTMLTIEAPQSLANRSITWVDWSRGGAHPATFGRGDITEEFLRRVQEGRTCLYNGQNSTMCFLFARKFAPSALEPLLELAPTVLGFG; this is translated from the exons ATGCAGTCGCGCGTGGCGTCCATGGACGACGTCAAGGAcgcccgccccgccgccctgccgccgctccagccgcagGGGAGGGTGTTCCCGACGGGGATGCTCAAGGTGTTCctcggcttcctcctcctcggcgtctgCCTCTCCGCGGCCGGGATGTACATGGCGCGCCACACgctggcggccgccgcgcccgcgctgTTCCGCCCGTGCCTGGGGGCGtggggggcggcgggggcgcctccgcccccgccgccgccgccggaggggcTGGAGCGGTGGACGCGGGGGCCGGACCGCGTGGAGCACGCCATGGCCGACGGGGAGCTCCTGTGGCGCGCGTCGTTCGTGCCGCGGGTCCCCGGCTACCCGTACCGGCGCGTGCCCAAGGTGGCCTTCATGTTCCTCACCCGCGGCCCGCTCCCGCTGGCGCCGCTCTGGGAGCGCTTCTTCCGCGGCCACGACGGGCTCTACTCCGTCTACGTCCACGCGCTGCCGTCCTACCGCGCCAACTTCACCACCGACTCCGTCTTCTACCGCCGCCAAATCCCGAGTAAG GTTGCAGAATGGGGTGAGATGACAATGTGTGATGCTGAGAGACGCCTTCTGGCAAACGCTCTGCTGGATATATCCAATGAGTGGTTTGTCCTTGTGTCTGAGTCATGCATTCCTATATTTAATTTCAACACTACATACCGATACCTCCAGAATTCAAGCCAAAGCTTTGTCATGGCGTTCGATGATCCTGGACCATATGGACGGGGCAGGTACAACTGGAACATGACCCCAGAGGTTGAACTCACACAATGGCGCAAAGGCTCGCAATGGTTTGAAGTAAACAGGGAGCTTGCCATCGAAATTGTGAGAGACACGCTCTATTACCCAAAATTCAAGGAGTTCTGCAGGCCTCATTGTTATGTTGATGAGCACTATTTCCCTACAATGCTTACAATTGAAGCACCACAAAGCCTGGCAAATAGAAGTATTACTTGGGTGGATTGGTCAAGAGGAGGTGCACATCCAGCCACCTTTGGAAGGGGTGATATCACAGAGGAATTCCTGAGAAGAGTTCAAGAGGGCCGGACTTGTTTATACAACGGCCAGAACTCTACGATGTGCTTCCTGTTTGCTCGAAAGTTTGCTCCAAGTGCGTTGGAGCCATTGTTAGAGTTAGCACCCACTGTGCTTGGTTTTGGTTGA
- the LOC4333999 gene encoding uncharacterized protein produces MAQPQGKLVDTIRRPFTAASTFHRSATRHLQPLAMLAQRNGISRRGLLTFLTSTAAIPEAGESRKALLQEYLKKSKENKEKNDKERLDDYYKRNYRDYFGLIEGPARQKNEDELTESEKGILEWLDKNK; encoded by the exons ATGGCTCAGCCCCAAGGGAAACTGGTGGACACAATCAGGAGGCCATTCACAGCAGCTTCAACGTTTCATCGATCAGCAACAAGGCATCTCCAGCCACTGGCCATGTTGGCTCAGAGGAACGGCATTAGCAGGAGGGGCCTTCTCACTTTCCTCACCTCCACTGCAGCCATACCTGAGGCTGGTGAATCAAGAAAGGCTCTACTGCAAG AGTATCTGAAGAAATCAaaggaaaacaaagaaaagaacgACAAAGAG AGGCTAGACGACTACTACAAGAGGAATTACAGGGATTACTTTGGTCTGATCGAGGGCCCTGCAAGACAGAAGAATGAAGATGAGCTTACAGAGTCGGAGAAAGGAATTCTCGAATGGCTTGACAAGAACAAATAG